GGGAGCGTCGCCGCAGCGCCTTGCCGGTCGCCGATCGCGACGGCGATATCGTCGAGGCATACTGCCGCTTGTTGCAGGATTCTGATGCCGCGATTCGTGAACGGGCTGCTCTTGCCTGGTGCTTGTGGGAGTCCGCGACACCGGATTGGCCTCCCGTGCCTGGATTGGCAGCGCGGTTCCGTGATCCGTCGTTCGCCATGGCCTATGCGCGGCTGGTCACGCATTACGTTCGTCACAATGCATGGCTTGGCGATGGGAGTGTCTTGCGTGACGTGGATAGGCTTGCGGGAATTCCTGGGGTGCTCGTGAACGGGCGTTTCGATTTTCAGGCGCCGCTCGCTACAGCGTGGAAACTGCACAGCCTATGGCCTCGCTCGGAGTTGGTGGTTGTGAACGATGCTGGGCATGCGGCGAGCAATCCTGGCATCACGGAGGAGTTGATCCGGGCTACGGACCGTTTCGCGAGGGTGACGTTTGCTGCGGGCGCGGGTTGCGTCGCTGGATAACTCGGGACAGACAAAGACGGCATGAGCAAGAAGCCATATCCACTGCATTCCGCTCAGCGGTGAGAAGCGCGGCAATGAACCCACCTCGAGACCTGCGAACGGACCGAGTATGGTTGCGAAGGTGGTTGTCGGGAGACCTCGCGCCCTTTGCGGCTCTCAACGCCGACCCGCAGGTTATGGAGTACTTCCCCGCGGAGCTGTCACGCGAGGAAAGCAACGCGCTGGCTTCGCGCATCGAGGCCGACTTCGAGGAGCGCGGCTTCGGGTTGTGGGCGGTGGAGATCCCCAGCGTCACATCGTTTGCAGGATTTATCGGCCTGTCCGTTCCTCGCTTCGAGGCGCCCTTCACTCCGTGCGTGGAGATCGGCTGGCGCCTCGCCCGGGAGTACTGGGGCCTCGGCTACGCTCCGGAAGGTGCGCGGGTGGTGCTGGATTTTGCCTTCCAAGCGTTGGGGCTGGACCAGGTTGTGTCGTTCACCACACCAGGCAACCTCCGGTCCCGCCGTGTAATGGAGAAGATCGGCATGGTTCATGACCCAACCGACGACTTCGATCACCCGGCGCATCCCGACGGGCATCGGCTTCGGCGCCACGTCCTATACAGGATCGTGCGCCCGACGCTGGCCAACTACTGGATCACCCGACGGCCATTGGCCGCGGGTGATCCTGGGCGTTCGACGCACAGGGGAGGGACTTACCGTTGAGAAACTTCATGCATCGGCGCCGAGTCCGGAGACGCTCGAGGTCCATGCACGCCACCGCTGTCGTCACCGCTCTCCTCGTCCTTCTACCCATCGCGGTGCTCCTTGCGCCGCTCGCCGGCGAAGCACAGCATGCGGCGACCATCCCCCGTATAGGGCTTCTATTCCCGACCTCTCTCTCTGATCCAAGAACTGCGCGTTTCCTCGAGGCCTTCCGACAAGGCCTGCGCGAGCTGGGTTATGCGGAAGGTCAGAACATCGCCATTGAGTCCCGATTTGCGGAGGGGAAGTGGGACCAGCTTCCCGGCCTCGCGGCCGAGCTGGTCCGTATCAAGGTGGACGTCATCGTTACGTATACGACGCCGGCGACACAGGCCGCCAAGCAAGTGACCGGGACGATCCCCATCGTCGTAGCGGCGGTTATTGATCCTGTGGGGGCTGGACTCGTCGCCAGCCTCGCACATCCAGGGGGAAACATCACGGGCTTGTCGCAGATGGTGCCCGAACTGGTCGGCAAGCAGCTGGAGGTCCTCAAGGAAATCGCCCCCAAGATCTCCCGGGTGGCCCTCCTCGGGAACCCGGCCAACGCTGGCAACGCACCACAGGTGCGACACGCGCAGGATGCGGCCCGGGTATTGGGGGTGCGGCTTCAACCCCTGGAGGCGCGTGGCCCGAGCGAGATCGAGACCGCCTTCGCGGCAATGACCACCGAGCGGGCCGGCGCGGTCATCGTTCTCGTGGACTCAATGCTCATCGACCACCGAACACGAATCGCAGACCTCGCGGCTCGGCGCCGTCTGCCGACGGTGTCTGCAGCGATTGAGACCGCCGAGGCCGGCGGCCTCATGGCCTACGGGCCAAGCACGCGTGACATGTTTCGGCGGGCGGCCGCCTACGTAGCCAAGATCCTCAAGGGCGCCAAGCCTGCCGACCTCCCCATCGAGCAGCCGACGAAGTTCGAGCTGGTGATCAACCTCAGAACTGCGAGGGCTCTGGAGCTGACGATCCCACAGTCGGTGTTGCTTCGGGCGGACCAGGTGATCCAGTAGGCCGCGGCGGCGAGTCAATCTCGTGGCCCGTTACGAGTGGCCGAGCGAGTTGCGAGTCAGTGTGATCCGGGGAGGGAACTCCCAGCTCCGCCCGTTGGAAGG
The genomic region above belongs to Candidatus Methylomirabilota bacterium and contains:
- the pip gene encoding prolyl aminopeptidase, producing MPDLYPEIEPYAQGMLEVTGGDLIYWEVCGNPRGKPAVVLHGGPGSGCTPWHRRLFDPAAYRVVLFDQRGCGRSRPHASAPETELSGNTTGNLIADIERLRVHLNVERWLVLGGSWGSALALAYAERVPTRVTELILFGVTTGRREEFDWLFRDGLGAFFPEEWERRRSALPVADRDGDIVEAYCRLLQDSDAAIRERAALAWCLWESATPDWPPVPGLAARFRDPSFAMAYARLVTHYVRHNAWLGDGSVLRDVDRLAGIPGVLVNGRFDFQAPLATAWKLHSLWPRSELVVVNDAGHAASNPGITEELIRATDRFARVTFAAGAGCVAG
- a CDS encoding ABC transporter substrate-binding protein, whose amino-acid sequence is MHATAVVTALLVLLPIAVLLAPLAGEAQHAATIPRIGLLFPTSLSDPRTARFLEAFRQGLRELGYAEGQNIAIESRFAEGKWDQLPGLAAELVRIKVDVIVTYTTPATQAAKQVTGTIPIVVAAVIDPVGAGLVASLAHPGGNITGLSQMVPELVGKQLEVLKEIAPKISRVALLGNPANAGNAPQVRHAQDAARVLGVRLQPLEARGPSEIETAFAAMTTERAGAVIVLVDSMLIDHRTRIADLAARRRLPTVSAAIETAEAGGLMAYGPSTRDMFRRAAAYVAKILKGAKPADLPIEQPTKFELVINLRTARALELTIPQSVLLRADQVIQ
- a CDS encoding GNAT family N-acetyltransferase encodes the protein MNPPRDLRTDRVWLRRWLSGDLAPFAALNADPQVMEYFPAELSREESNALASRIEADFEERGFGLWAVEIPSVTSFAGFIGLSVPRFEAPFTPCVEIGWRLAREYWGLGYAPEGARVVLDFAFQALGLDQVVSFTTPGNLRSRRVMEKIGMVHDPTDDFDHPAHPDGHRLRRHVLYRIVRPTLANYWITRRPLAAGDPGRSTHRGGTYR